A single window of Acinetobacter wuhouensis DNA harbors:
- a CDS encoding SDR family NAD(P)-dependent oxidoreductase, producing MKITDAVVFITGANRGLGLVLAKEAVQRGAKKVYAGMRNTDNFHEQGMIAVHVDVTDPESIQKAVAECGDVSILINNAGIARLNQSPVDDEIVATTRKVLETNLYGMINSTQQFSPVLSAQPESYIVNILSDVSWQPSTFLASYAMSKAAAWSFTNSTRQWFAKSNLQVMGVHVGFIDTDLTQTLDIEKVSPKVVAEHVFDGIEQNAFEVLVGESSQQLKQGLTAKVPSYISL from the coding sequence ATGAAAATAACAGATGCTGTGGTTTTTATAACAGGTGCCAATCGTGGCTTAGGGCTTGTACTTGCCAAAGAAGCAGTGCAACGTGGTGCGAAGAAAGTCTATGCAGGTATGCGTAATACAGACAATTTTCATGAGCAAGGCATGATCGCTGTACACGTTGATGTTACCGATCCTGAGTCAATTCAAAAAGCTGTGGCTGAATGTGGTGATGTCAGTATTTTGATTAATAATGCAGGCATTGCACGTCTGAATCAAAGCCCTGTAGATGATGAAATTGTTGCAACTACACGTAAAGTTTTAGAAACCAATCTATATGGCATGATCAATAGCACGCAGCAATTTTCTCCCGTGTTATCCGCTCAGCCTGAAAGTTATATCGTCAATATCTTGTCCGATGTGTCTTGGCAACCTAGTACATTTTTAGCCAGTTATGCCATGTCTAAAGCTGCGGCATGGTCTTTTACCAATAGCACACGACAATGGTTTGCCAAATCTAATCTGCAGGTGATGGGTGTCCATGTTGGTTTTATTGATACCGATCTGACTCAAACCTTAGATATTGAAAAAGTTTCACCCAAAGTCGTTGCCGAACATGTTTTTGATGGCATTGAACAAAATGCCTTTGAGGTTTTGGTCGGTGAGTCAAGTCAGCAATTAAAACAAGGGCTGACTGCAAAGGTTCCAAGCTATATCAGTCTTTAA
- a CDS encoding winged helix-turn-helix transcriptional regulator — MTKAFNFNIFHPDCPARSFFDKFADKWILLIIYQLHGQSQHFNELKKSLTGISPKVLSQKLKILERDGFISRTIHENNVIRVEYALTPLGIEFAGTALVFKNWAEENMQHVIRAQRLFDASQAIPESNLSTESC, encoded by the coding sequence ATGACTAAGGCATTCAATTTTAATATTTTTCATCCTGACTGCCCTGCACGATCTTTTTTTGATAAATTTGCAGATAAATGGATTCTCCTGATCATTTACCAACTGCATGGTCAATCTCAACATTTTAATGAGCTAAAAAAAAGCCTCACAGGTATTTCTCCAAAAGTGCTATCTCAAAAGTTAAAAATTTTGGAACGCGATGGTTTTATTTCCCGCACAATTCATGAAAATAATGTCATTCGAGTTGAGTACGCACTCACACCACTTGGAATTGAATTTGCAGGAACGGCTTTGGTTTTTAAAAATTGGGCAGAGGAGAATATGCAACATGTGATTCGCGCACAGCGCTTGTTTGATGCATCACAAGCGATCCCTGAAAGCAACTTAAGCACCGAAAGCTGTTGA
- a CDS encoding tRNA (cytidine(34)-2'-O)-methyltransferase — protein sequence MIHVVLYEPEIPANTGNIIRLCANTGAQLHLVKPLGFELDDKKLRRAGLDYHEWAHMKVWENFAECLAHLKAQGIDQDAVYPLTTKGFETPHTSNLNRPVALLMGPETRGLPENVRMMFPKEHWIRLPMAPNSRSLNLSNATAVILYEAWRQQGFQELK from the coding sequence GTGATACATGTTGTTTTATACGAACCTGAAATTCCTGCAAATACAGGGAATATTATCCGTTTATGTGCCAATACAGGTGCGCAATTACATTTGGTCAAGCCTTTAGGTTTTGAGTTGGATGATAAAAAGTTGCGCCGTGCAGGATTGGATTATCATGAATGGGCGCACATGAAAGTGTGGGAAAATTTTGCTGAATGTCTTGCGCATTTAAAAGCACAGGGTATTGATCAAGATGCAGTTTATCCTTTAACCACCAAAGGCTTTGAAACACCGCATACCTCGAATTTAAATCGTCCTGTGGCTTTGTTGATGGGACCTGAAACTCGTGGTTTACCTGAAAATGTACGTATGATGTTCCCTAAAGAACATTGGATTCGTTTACCGATGGCGCCGAATTCACGTAGTTTGAACTTATCCAATGCGACTGCTGTAATTTTGTATGAAGCATGGCGTCAGCAGGGTTTTCAGGAATTAAAATAA
- the cysG gene encoding siroheme synthase CysG produces the protein MEIFPISLKLQGQPCLIVGGGHIAYRKAVLLAKAGAIIHVIAPEIEESLLDIVHSTQGQYHPEKFSSELSLSSYRLVIAATNDKAVNQSVFEVCEDLNVLVNSVDDPPHCRFMVPAIIDRSPLVVSIATNGASPVLARQIRTQLEASIPHGMGKLADFSGKWRKVVKEKISNPDERRIFWEDLYASPLKEQVFNDHLDEADRFIEQALTAWQKPKGEVYLVGAGPGDPELLTLKALRLMQQADVIIYDRLVSPAIMELCRRDAEKIYVGKARSNHAVPQEGINALLVKYASQGKRVCRLKGGDPFIFGRGGEEIQELFEAGIAFQVVPGITAASGCSAYAGIPLTHRDYAQSVRFLTGHLKEGSPELPWQELVYENQTLVLYMGLVGLEKICEKLIAHGQRPNMPVALISKGTTPDQKVVVGTLADIASKVEEHQIQAPTLTIIGEVVSLREQLRWR, from the coding sequence GTGGAAATTTTCCCAATTTCATTAAAGCTACAGGGGCAACCTTGTCTGATTGTTGGTGGTGGGCACATTGCCTATCGCAAGGCAGTATTACTTGCAAAAGCAGGTGCAATTATTCATGTGATTGCACCTGAAATTGAAGAAAGTCTTTTAGATATTGTCCATTCTACACAGGGGCAATATCATCCTGAAAAGTTCAGTTCTGAGCTTAGTCTAAGCAGTTATCGTTTGGTAATTGCTGCAACCAATGATAAAGCCGTCAATCAGTCAGTTTTTGAAGTCTGTGAAGATTTAAATGTCTTGGTCAATAGTGTCGATGATCCACCACATTGTCGATTTATGGTACCCGCAATTATCGACCGTTCACCGTTGGTGGTTTCTATTGCGACCAATGGCGCTTCGCCTGTATTGGCGCGTCAAATTCGCACTCAACTTGAAGCTTCTATTCCGCATGGGATGGGCAAGCTTGCGGATTTTTCAGGAAAATGGCGCAAAGTTGTCAAAGAAAAAATTAGTAATCCTGATGAGCGTCGTATTTTTTGGGAAGACTTGTACGCAAGTCCATTGAAAGAACAAGTGTTTAATGACCATCTTGATGAAGCCGATCGCTTCATTGAACAGGCTTTAACAGCATGGCAAAAACCAAAAGGTGAGGTGTATTTGGTCGGAGCGGGGCCAGGTGATCCTGAATTATTGACCTTAAAAGCACTGCGCCTGATGCAACAAGCTGATGTGATTATTTATGATCGTTTAGTATCACCTGCGATTATGGAGCTTTGTCGCCGTGATGCTGAAAAAATCTACGTCGGTAAAGCACGTTCCAATCACGCTGTGCCACAAGAGGGCATTAATGCGTTATTGGTCAAATATGCGTCGCAAGGCAAACGTGTTTGTCGTCTAAAAGGCGGTGATCCATTTATCTTTGGGCGTGGTGGTGAAGAAATTCAGGAACTCTTTGAGGCAGGCATTGCTTTTCAAGTGGTTCCGGGGATTACCGCAGCATCAGGTTGTTCTGCTTATGCAGGCATTCCACTGACTCATCGTGATTATGCACAAAGTGTTCGTTTTCTCACAGGGCATTTAAAAGAAGGCTCGCCTGAGTTGCCGTGGCAAGAATTGGTTTATGAAAATCAAACCCTTGTGTTGTATATGGGCTTAGTTGGCTTAGAGAAAATTTGCGAGAAACTGATCGCACATGGGCAACGTCCAAATATGCCTGTTGCATTGATTTCCAAAGGGACAACGCCCGATCAAAAAGTGGTGGTCGGTACTTTGGCAGATATTGCGTCGAAAGTGGAAGAACATCAAATTCAAGCACCGACTTTAACCATTATTGGTGAAGTGGTGAGTTTACGTGAACAGTTAAGATGGCGATAA
- the serS gene encoding serine--tRNA ligase produces MIDPKLIRNNIEAVNLALAKRGVQLNVEEWASLEARRKDIQSKTENLQAERNSGAKQVGQIKKAGGDASEIMARMSAIGDEIKAAEVELNELQAELDTKLMSIPNMPHESVPEGKDESDNVEILKWGTPRQFDFEIKDHTDLGEMMGGLEFETATKLTGTRFSVLKGPLARLQRALTQFMLDTHTLKNGYTEAYVPYLVNADSLRGTGQLPKFEEDLFKLQGEKEYYLIPTAEVPVTNFVRDEIVDPERLPLKYAAHTPCFRSEAGSYGRDTRGLIRQHQFDKVEMVQIVKPEDSMQALEDLTGHAEGILQALGLPYRKIVLCGGDMGFGACKTYDLEVWVPSQDTYREISSCSNMWDFQARRMKARYRADQKKTEFVHTLNGSGLAVGRTLLAVMENYQRADGSIEIPEVLRPYMAGATFID; encoded by the coding sequence ATGATCGACCCGAAATTAATCAGAAATAATATCGAGGCTGTAAACTTAGCCTTAGCCAAACGTGGTGTACAACTCAACGTTGAAGAATGGGCATCATTAGAAGCTCGTCGTAAAGACATTCAGTCGAAAACTGAAAACTTACAAGCGGAACGTAATTCGGGTGCGAAGCAAGTTGGTCAAATCAAGAAAGCAGGCGGTGATGCATCTGAAATCATGGCGCGTATGTCTGCGATTGGTGATGAAATCAAAGCTGCAGAAGTTGAACTGAATGAACTTCAAGCTGAACTTGATACAAAACTCATGTCGATTCCAAACATGCCTCATGAGTCTGTGCCAGAAGGTAAAGACGAAAGTGATAATGTTGAAATTTTGAAATGGGGTACACCTCGCCAATTCGATTTTGAGATCAAAGACCATACTGATCTTGGTGAAATGATGGGTGGTTTGGAGTTTGAAACTGCAACCAAACTCACAGGTACACGTTTCAGCGTATTGAAAGGTCCATTGGCGCGTTTACAACGTGCGTTGACTCAATTCATGTTAGATACCCATACGCTTAAAAATGGCTATACCGAAGCCTATGTACCTTATTTGGTGAATGCGGATTCTTTACGTGGTACAGGTCAATTACCTAAATTTGAAGAAGATTTATTCAAATTACAAGGTGAAAAAGAATATTACCTGATCCCAACAGCAGAAGTGCCTGTCACCAATTTCGTGCGTGATGAAATCGTTGATCCTGAGCGTTTACCATTAAAATATGCGGCACATACACCATGTTTCCGTAGTGAAGCGGGTTCTTATGGTCGTGATACGCGTGGTTTGATTCGTCAACATCAATTCGACAAAGTTGAAATGGTGCAAATCGTAAAACCTGAAGATTCTATGCAAGCTTTGGAAGACTTAACAGGTCATGCTGAAGGCATCTTGCAAGCACTTGGTTTGCCATACCGTAAAATCGTGTTATGTGGCGGTGACATGGGCTTTGGCGCTTGCAAAACTTATGATTTAGAAGTTTGGGTACCAAGCCAAGACACTTATCGTGAAATTTCTTCATGTTCAAATATGTGGGATTTCCAAGCACGTCGTATGAAAGCACGTTACCGTGCAGACCAAAAGAAAACTGAGTTTGTGCATACGTTGAATGGTTCAGGCTTGGCTGTAGGTCGTACTTTATTGGCGGTGATGGAAAACTATCAACGTGCTGATGGTTCGATTGAAATTCCTGAAGTATTACGTCCGTATATGGCGGGTGCGACATTTATTGACTAA
- a CDS encoding RsiV family protein produces the protein MKVNLKNSLVISSLLSAIFMLSACQEKPTPQTEQSNTTTAQSEQTPLIQAKVERVDVLKKQFCDEDGCTQYDLQTIKSNVPWIDEYFLNRIKKDVPSAFEKEQANAPAQSETQPSPKGLNQNSIYVRFISQQNNLATFVIQSYTYPAGAAHGMYHNEYVTFDLTTQKRLALTDILKPNVEAKVAEQLYDANANWLIQKDITRDKLQLSDNYYYGVNGLVFVYPLYELTSYADGMPELKLPYQVAKDLIKAEYLPSLPQVEPVVEKPVAP, from the coding sequence ATGAAAGTGAATTTAAAAAATAGTTTGGTGATTTCATCTCTGCTATCTGCAATATTTATGCTGAGTGCATGTCAAGAAAAACCCACTCCACAGACGGAACAGTCAAATACAACGACAGCTCAATCAGAACAAACACCGCTGATTCAAGCCAAAGTTGAACGCGTAGACGTGCTTAAAAAACAGTTCTGCGATGAGGATGGCTGTACTCAGTATGATTTACAAACTATCAAAAGTAATGTGCCGTGGATCGACGAATATTTCTTAAATCGTATTAAAAAAGATGTGCCAAGTGCATTTGAAAAAGAGCAAGCCAATGCGCCAGCTCAGAGTGAAACACAGCCCTCACCAAAAGGTTTAAACCAAAATTCGATTTATGTGCGTTTTATTTCGCAACAAAATAATTTAGCGACATTTGTAATCCAATCTTATACCTACCCAGCAGGTGCAGCACATGGTATGTATCACAATGAATATGTGACCTTTGATTTGACTACGCAAAAACGTTTAGCACTCACCGATATTTTAAAACCCAATGTTGAAGCCAAGGTGGCTGAACAGTTATATGATGCTAATGCCAATTGGTTGATTCAAAAAGATATTACTCGTGATAAATTACAACTGAGCGATAACTATTATTATGGTGTGAATGGTCTAGTCTTTGTTTACCCTTTGTATGAGCTCACTTCCTATGCGGATGGTATGCCAGAATTGAAACTACCGTACCAAGTGGCGAAAGATTTGATTAAAGCTGAGTATTTACCGAGCTTACCGCAAGTTGAGCCCGTTGTAGAAAAACCTGTTGCCCCGTAA
- a CDS encoding IS3 family transposase (programmed frameshift), which produces MAKRFSPEFKQQAIDYALSNSHESVAAIAQKLGVGYSTLDKWIRETNPAGSSKRQLSPEQQRIVELEKEVKQLKEANDNLKKSACVLSNRSCQEKYTVIQDLDMNEVTVSSACKYLGVSTSGYYAWRKRQANTAQKYNDLKAVYWQHHARLGAPSLVHDMHDLGYNMSERTIGRMLKKLGLRSRIARKYKHTTDSTHRLPTAPNLLDRQFTVTQPNKVWTTDITYIRTKEGWLYLCVMLDLFSRRIVGWQTSHRIDRQLVCDTFNYAMARQGYPTGVMVHSDQGSQYCSRDFRALLLKNDCTQSMSRRGNCWDNAVTESFFHTLKGHVVHGSVFSTRKEANAVLFDYIEIYYNRVRRHSANGWLSPEAFEQKYFKNLEGSIVHDTV; this is translated from the exons ATGGCTAAACGTTTTAGTCCCGAATTTAAACAGCAAGCGATTGATTATGCACTTTCAAACTCACACGAGTCTGTAGCTGCAATCGCCCAGAAATTAGGTGTGGGTTATTCAACATTAGATAAATGGATTCGTGAAACCAATCCGGCAGGTTCAAGCAAACGTCAACTTTCACCAGAACAACAGCGGATCGTGGAATTAGAGAAAGAAGTCAAACAGCTCAAGGAAGCCAATGACA ATCTTAAAAAAAGCGCATGTGTACTTTCTAACAGATCATGCCAAGAAAAGTACACGGTAATTCAAGATCTAGATATGAATGAAGTCACCGTATCTTCTGCCTGTAAATACCTAGGTGTCAGCACTTCAGGCTATTATGCCTGGCGAAAACGTCAAGCCAATACGGCACAGAAATATAATGACTTAAAAGCCGTATATTGGCAGCATCATGCACGATTGGGTGCACCTTCATTAGTACATGACATGCATGATTTAGGTTACAACATGAGCGAACGTACTATTGGAAGGATGCTAAAAAAGCTTGGTTTACGTAGCAGGATTGCGCGTAAATACAAGCATACGACTGATTCAACCCATCGTTTGCCTACAGCACCCAACTTGTTGGATCGCCAATTTACAGTTACTCAGCCTAATAAAGTCTGGACAACAGACATTACCTATATCCGCACTAAAGAAGGTTGGTTGTATTTATGTGTGATGCTAGATTTATTTAGCCGTCGTATCGTGGGGTGGCAAACCAGCCATCGAATAGACCGCCAGTTGGTGTGTGATACGTTTAACTATGCAATGGCTCGTCAGGGTTATCCAACTGGTGTTATGGTTCATTCGGACCAAGGCTCACAGTACTGTAGTCGTGATTTTAGAGCGCTGTTACTGAAAAATGATTGTACTCAGAGTATGTCTAGACGTGGAAACTGTTGGGATAATGCAGTGACTGAAAGCTTCTTTCATACATTAAAAGGTCATGTGGTACATGGCAGTGTGTTTTCGACTCGAAAAGAGGCGAATGCGGTCTTGTTTGATTATATTGAGATTTATTACAATCGGGTCAGAAGGCATTCTGCAAACGGCTGGTTAAGTCCAGAAGCCTTTGAACAGAAATATTTCAAGAATTTAGAGGGATCGATTGTCCACGATACTGTCTAG